A part of Bacteroidota bacterium genomic DNA contains:
- a CDS encoding STAS/SEC14 domain-containing protein encodes MKEAWTATAQMWYNEETNILRILIPNDVKLGLEDVKNHYAVTNRLTSDKKPRVLVDIRNYFTTTPEARKYAIQQSGSRIATAIVTRNLIALFFVNLYIRLGKPVSPTRFFLSEEKALEWLNGIEQ; translated from the coding sequence ATGAAAGAAGCATGGACCGCCACAGCCCAAATGTGGTACAACGAGGAAACCAATATTTTGCGTATCCTGATCCCGAACGATGTTAAATTGGGATTGGAAGATGTAAAAAATCATTATGCTGTAACAAACCGTCTTACTTCTGATAAAAAACCACGGGTATTGGTTGACATAAGAAACTATTTTACCACTACCCCTGAAGCCAGAAAATATGCCATACAACAATCAGGCTCGAGAATAGCAACAGCAATTGTTACCCGTAACCTGATCGCCCTGTTCTTTGTAAATCTTTATATCCGGCTTGGAAAACCGGTTTCTCCCACCCGATTTTTTTTATCTGAAGAAAAAGCCTTAGAATGGCTGAATGGAATTGAACAATGA
- a CDS encoding T9SS type A sorting domain-containing protein translates to MKNMIVMRRLSLIPAYFCCISSIFSQLVNFEEAIQAAYRCQINRIAYQSDGGYITAGYTINDEYSGNTSLSRYDSVGNSKWVLNTIVPSMDIGPLSDMINSGDSNIVLTSYVTPCDIGTPAGFVTKCTRSGKLIWKLKFKGDLISAPRPNHIKELRSGKLIVSSDSSIYCISEIGDSLWSVKYNHGIIYSTEENLSKELIIGTSKGVIRADSNGVLLNFYSFQSPVKNIISANDSTYFITTGTSILKLNTVFVPMKTLDLSTKYAQLNLLRKSNYGLWIAGIRKSDSAPLIAKVDSSTLLYLYDFSFVGDFLQVYDMNIDGKKIVVAGIVAGFKNNHQFIKSFDYLGNCTKQNTDIGITDMKLDTAYLYRIPSWPTGYHFINFKPLLTLKNFGSTTISSFAINTSFYLATPICGTSTYTHKFDTIILPGDSIMFHMPLLSDGFIYSTGGNVNYSNLCLWTSVPNNKIDIDHSNDSYCTSFSVPVSINEIFPLDEYIKVFPNPTYSNIQLSTDPQFLNRNLSFQLFDIAGQVVETGPIIKNLMEITLPEDKVMYLLKITDKNHTRQIKLIKN, encoded by the coding sequence ATGAAAAACATGATTGTAATGCGTCGACTATCACTCATTCCAGCTTATTTTTGTTGCATTTCATCAATATTTTCTCAACTTGTGAATTTTGAAGAGGCAATACAGGCTGCTTACCGCTGTCAAATTAATCGGATTGCATATCAATCCGATGGTGGATATATAACAGCAGGATATACTATTAATGATGAATATTCGGGCAATACTTCACTCTCAAGGTATGATAGCGTTGGAAATTCCAAATGGGTATTAAATACGATTGTGCCTTCAATGGATATTGGTCCACTTTCTGACATGATAAACTCAGGCGATAGTAATATTGTGTTAACAAGCTATGTGACACCTTGTGATATAGGTACCCCGGCCGGATTTGTGACCAAATGCACAAGATCAGGAAAGCTTATATGGAAACTAAAATTTAAAGGCGACCTTATTTCAGCGCCAAGACCCAATCACATAAAAGAGTTAAGGTCAGGAAAACTGATTGTATCTTCAGATAGCAGCATATATTGTATTTCAGAAATAGGAGACAGCTTGTGGTCGGTCAAATATAATCATGGAATCATTTATTCGACAGAAGAAAATTTATCGAAGGAATTAATTATTGGAACTTCAAAGGGGGTAATACGCGCAGATTCAAATGGAGTCCTTCTTAACTTTTATAGTTTCCAATCCCCGGTCAAAAATATTATATCGGCAAACGACTCAACGTATTTTATCACTACGGGAACAAGTATTTTAAAATTGAATACGGTATTTGTTCCAATGAAAACACTGGATTTATCAACAAAGTATGCCCAACTGAATCTATTGCGAAAATCCAATTACGGATTATGGATTGCCGGAATAAGGAAAAGTGATTCAGCTCCCCTTATCGCTAAAGTGGATAGTTCAACACTGTTATATTTATATGATTTTAGTTTTGTGGGTGATTTTCTACAGGTATACGATATGAATATTGATGGAAAAAAAATAGTTGTTGCCGGAATTGTAGCAGGCTTTAAGAATAATCATCAATTCATTAAGTCGTTTGATTACCTTGGAAATTGCACAAAACAAAATACAGATATTGGAATTACAGATATGAAATTGGATACTGCATATCTTTATCGCATTCCATCATGGCCTACCGGTTACCATTTCATTAATTTCAAACCCCTACTCACCTTGAAAAATTTTGGCAGTACCACTATTAGTAGTTTTGCTATTAATACTTCGTTTTATTTAGCCACCCCCATATGTGGAACAAGTACATACACACACAAATTTGACACAATTATCTTGCCGGGAGATTCAATCATGTTTCATATGCCTCTATTATCTGATGGTTTCATATATTCTACAGGAGGGAATGTAAACTATTCTAACCTTTGCTTATGGACCTCTGTTCCAAATAATAAAATTGATATCGACCATTCCAACGATTCATACTGCACAAGTTTTAGTGTTCCAGTATCCATTAATGAAATTTTCCCTTTGGATGAATATATAAAGGTATTTCCCAACCCAACTTATAGTAATATACAGTTAAGTACAGATCCCCAATTTTTAAATAGGAATCTATCATTCCAATTATTTGATATTGCTGGCCAGGTTGTAGAAACAGGACCGATAATAAAGAATTTGATGGAAATCACATTACCTGAAGATAAAGTGATGTATCTATTGAAAATAACTGATAAAAACCATACGAGACAAATTAAATTAATCAAAAACTAA
- the gdhA gene encoding NADP-specific glutamate dehydrogenase, with protein MATSTLTQAKSNGTHVGSSDKAIKEFMNKIIAKNPGEVEFHQAVFEVAETVIPFIAKNPKYQEGKLLERIAEPERVIMFRVPWIDDKGRFQINRGFRIQMNSAIGPYKGGLRFHPSVYLGILKFLAFEQVFKNSLTTLPMGGGKGGSDFDPKGKSDNEVMRFCQSFMSELFRHIGNDTDVPAGDIGVGGREVGFMFGQYKRLANEFTGILTGKGISFGGSLIRPEATGYGCVYFAQEMLATKKDSFKGKTVVVSGSGNVAQYAAEKAIQLGGKVVTFSDSEGFIFDKNGINTEKLAYVMELKNEKRGRIKEYTSKFKGSEFYAGKTPWGVKCDIALPCATQNELNGADAETLVKNGCKAVAEGANMPSTPEAVEVFLKNKILFAPGKASNAGGVATSGLEMSQNSLRLSWTREEVDQRLHTIMKDIHKTCLQYGSEKGFTNYVQGANIGGFVKVADAMIAQGLV; from the coding sequence ATGGCTACATCCACATTGACCCAGGCGAAATCGAACGGCACCCATGTAGGTTCCTCTGATAAAGCTATCAAGGAATTCATGAATAAGATCATCGCGAAAAATCCCGGTGAAGTTGAGTTCCATCAGGCAGTTTTTGAAGTTGCTGAAACTGTTATTCCATTTATTGCAAAAAATCCCAAATACCAGGAAGGTAAACTTCTGGAAAGAATTGCTGAGCCAGAGCGTGTAATTATGTTCCGTGTTCCATGGATCGATGATAAAGGACGTTTCCAGATCAACCGCGGTTTCCGTATCCAGATGAACAGCGCCATAGGCCCCTACAAAGGCGGTCTGCGTTTCCATCCATCTGTTTATTTAGGTATACTTAAATTTTTAGCTTTCGAACAAGTGTTCAAGAACTCTTTAACTACTTTGCCAATGGGCGGAGGTAAAGGTGGCTCTGACTTTGATCCTAAAGGCAAATCAGATAATGAAGTAATGCGTTTTTGTCAAAGCTTTATGAGCGAGTTATTCCGCCATATCGGTAATGACACTGACGTTCCTGCAGGCGACATTGGTGTTGGCGGTCGTGAAGTTGGTTTTATGTTTGGTCAATACAAACGTTTGGCAAATGAGTTCACAGGAATATTAACCGGTAAAGGAATTTCATTCGGTGGAAGTTTGATCCGTCCTGAAGCTACTGGTTACGGCTGTGTTTATTTCGCGCAGGAAATGCTTGCAACCAAAAAAGACAGCTTCAAAGGAAAAACAGTTGTGGTATCAGGTTCCGGTAACGTAGCTCAATACGCTGCTGAGAAAGCGATCCAACTGGGCGGTAAAGTTGTTACTTTCTCCGATTCAGAAGGATTCATCTTCGACAAGAACGGCATCAATACTGAGAAACTAGCCTATGTAATGGAGTTGAAGAACGAAAAACGCGGACGTATAAAAGAGTATACATCTAAGTTCAAAGGTTCTGAGTTTTACGCAGGAAAAACTCCATGGGGAGTGAAATGCGACATTGCATTACCTTGCGCTACTCAAAATGAATTGAACGGAGCTGACGCTGAAACTTTAGTGAAAAATGGCTGTAAAGCTGTTGCGGAAGGCGCTAACATGCCTTCGACTCCTGAAGCGGTTGAAGTATTCCTGAAAAACAAAATATTGTTTGCACCAGGTAAAGCATCAAATGCCGGCGGTGTTGCAACATCAGGTTTAGAAATGAGCCAGAACTCTTTACGCTTGTCATGGACACGTGAAGAAGTTGACCAACGCTTGCATACCATTATGAAAGACATTCATAAAACATGTCTGCAATATGGTTCTGAAAAAGGCTTCACTAACTACGTACAAGGTGCAAACATTGGCGGCTTTGTGAAAGTTGCTGATGCGATGATTGCACAGGGGTTGGTGTAG
- a CDS encoding FAD-dependent oxidoreductase, translating into MKRKDFIRYSLLGAGGMFLSPALAQLINASKKNYPDTFKGKVIIIGAGAAGLYAAHLLNEQGVDVTILEASDVYGGRIRSLKDFSDFPVELGAEGVHGKRSVFYELVKNSKVSFVTNKGEDYYSLDGFLNTESQLEEDEDFKQVLALTETYADYSGPDMTAEQFAIQHGLAPRVVHIYNALVGNKHGTSVGRLSMAGLKDMEKRWIAGSDNFLLNGRSILSVFEEKCSSILTKIKLNTPVTGIDHTGTTITVTDKNGGTYTADKVIITVPITILKSNDIKFTPALSTDKTSAFSKIGMGAGMKIILKFSKKFWKDDTAAIYGTGYISEFYPSGSGRSTYNNVLTAFTNGENAEHLSFEDKEAVKIVVKEIDKIFGSTVASRTLIDSYIMDWFKQPYIRGVYSYPTLGSLNARSTAALPVDNKLYFAGEAMHEGHFATVHGAMETAQTTVDAILKG; encoded by the coding sequence ATGAAGCGAAAGGATTTTATACGTTATTCACTTTTAGGTGCCGGAGGAATGTTTCTCTCTCCGGCTCTTGCTCAATTGATTAACGCTTCAAAAAAAAATTACCCCGATACTTTTAAAGGAAAAGTAATTATTATAGGAGCCGGAGCGGCAGGACTTTACGCCGCGCATTTATTGAATGAGCAGGGAGTGGATGTTACAATACTTGAAGCTTCTGATGTGTATGGCGGACGCATACGGTCATTAAAAGATTTTTCCGATTTCCCGGTCGAACTTGGGGCCGAAGGAGTGCATGGTAAACGCTCTGTTTTTTATGAACTGGTTAAAAATTCAAAAGTGTCTTTTGTTACCAATAAGGGTGAAGATTACTACTCCCTCGATGGTTTTCTGAATACGGAAAGTCAGCTCGAAGAGGATGAAGATTTTAAACAGGTACTCGCACTAACCGAAACATATGCAGATTACTCCGGACCCGACATGACTGCCGAACAATTTGCAATACAGCATGGATTAGCTCCCCGCGTAGTTCACATCTATAACGCGCTTGTCGGCAATAAGCATGGCACTTCTGTGGGCCGGCTAAGCATGGCAGGTCTCAAAGACATGGAAAAACGATGGATAGCGGGCAGCGACAATTTCCTTTTGAACGGACGATCTATACTTTCCGTATTTGAAGAAAAATGCAGCAGTATATTAACTAAAATAAAACTAAACACTCCTGTAACGGGAATTGATCATACCGGCACGACAATTACTGTTACGGATAAAAACGGGGGCACTTATACTGCAGATAAAGTCATCATTACAGTACCCATCACTATATTAAAGTCGAACGACATTAAATTTACCCCCGCCCTTTCCACCGATAAAACTTCTGCATTTTCAAAGATCGGGATGGGTGCCGGCATGAAAATAATTCTGAAGTTCAGCAAAAAATTCTGGAAAGATGATACAGCAGCCATTTACGGTACTGGCTATATATCCGAATTCTACCCGTCCGGATCCGGGCGCAGTACATATAACAATGTGTTGACCGCATTTACAAACGGAGAAAATGCCGAGCACCTGAGTTTTGAAGATAAAGAAGCAGTTAAGATCGTAGTGAAAGAAATAGATAAAATTTTCGGATCAACTGTGGCCTCACGCACGCTGATTGATTCATATATAATGGACTGGTTCAAACAACCCTATATAAGAGGTGTATACTCTTATCCAACCCTTGGGTCATTAAATGCACGGAGCACGGCGGCATTGCCTGTTGACAATAAACTCTATTTTGCAGGCGAAGCCATGCACGAAGGTCATTTTGCGACCGTGCATGGTGCTATGGAAACAGCACAAACCACTGTTGATGCAATTTTGAAAGGTTAA
- the kbl gene encoding glycine C-acetyltransferase yields the protein MYGPFKSHLEKELQTIKDNGLYKRERVIESEQGAVVKVGDKDVIIFCANNYLGLSSHPKVVEAAHKTLDSRGYGMSSVRFICGTQDIHKELESKVAKFLGTDDTILYAACFDANGGVFEALLGEEDAVISDELNHASIIDGVRLCKAQRYRYKNSDMTDLEEQLKKAQAQRFRLIVTDGVFSMDGFVAPLDKICDLAEKYNAMVMVDESHATGFIGKTGRGTVELKNVIGRVDIITGTLGKALGGAMGGFTTGRKEIIEMLRQRSRPYLFSNSLAPHIVGASIAVFDMLSETTTLRDKLEKNVNYFKQGIKKAGLEIKDGDSAIVPVMLYDAKLSQDFADRLLKEGIYVIGFFFPVVPKGQARIRVQLSAAHEKEHLDKAIAAFEKVGKELGVIKKGATA from the coding sequence ATGTACGGACCATTTAAATCACATTTAGAAAAAGAACTTCAAACCATAAAAGACAACGGTTTGTATAAACGCGAACGTGTAATTGAGAGCGAGCAGGGCGCTGTGGTGAAAGTTGGCGACAAGGATGTAATTATTTTTTGCGCGAATAATTATTTGGGGCTATCGTCACATCCTAAAGTGGTTGAGGCGGCCCACAAAACGCTTGATTCACGTGGGTATGGTATGTCGAGTGTACGTTTTATTTGCGGCACCCAGGATATACACAAAGAGCTGGAAAGCAAGGTCGCGAAGTTTTTAGGCACGGATGATACTATATTGTACGCCGCCTGCTTCGACGCGAATGGCGGAGTGTTTGAAGCCTTATTGGGCGAAGAAGACGCCGTCATATCCGACGAGCTGAACCATGCCTCTATTATTGACGGCGTTCGTTTATGTAAAGCACAACGTTATCGCTATAAGAACTCTGACATGACTGACCTGGAAGAACAGTTAAAAAAGGCTCAGGCACAGCGTTTCCGACTCATCGTAACGGATGGCGTTTTTTCAATGGATGGATTTGTTGCACCACTGGATAAGATCTGCGATCTCGCCGAAAAATACAATGCAATGGTAATGGTTGATGAAAGCCATGCCACCGGCTTTATTGGCAAAACAGGCCGCGGTACTGTTGAATTGAAAAATGTAATAGGCCGCGTTGACATAATAACCGGAACACTCGGAAAAGCATTGGGAGGAGCAATGGGCGGCTTTACAACAGGCCGTAAAGAAATTATTGAAATGCTGCGCCAGCGTTCTCGCCCTTATTTATTCAGTAATTCATTAGCTCCGCACATTGTTGGTGCTTCAATTGCTGTATTCGATATGCTGAGTGAAACAACCACCCTGCGCGACAAACTGGAAAAGAATGTGAACTACTTCAAACAAGGCATTAAAAAAGCCGGACTCGAAATCAAAGACGGTGACTCTGCAATTGTGCCTGTTATGTTGTATGATGCCAAACTATCACAAGACTTTGCCGACAGATTATTGAAAGAAGGTATTTATGTGATCGGCTTCTTTTTCCCAGTTGTGCCTAAAGGGCAGGCGCGCATTCGTGTACAGCTTTCGGCAGCGCATGAGAAAGAACATTTGGATAAAGCCATTGCTGCGTTTGAGAAGGTTGGGAAGGAGTTGGGGGTGATTAAAAAAGGAGCTACTGCTTAG
- the ygiD gene encoding 4,5-DOPA dioxygenase extradiol gives MDRRTFIKNTLAVPLTMQTLKDFKQTTDQLNPTDELMPALFVGHGNPMNAIEDNEFSRGWAGIGKSLPKPKAILCVSAHWQTSGTMVTAMPKPPTIHDFGGFPEKLFQTQYPAPGAPELAKEITTTITKTKVELDYEWGLDHGCWSVLLPMFPKADIPTFQLSLDYTKPPQYHFELVNELKAMRKKGVLILGSGNIVHNLGLFEFTDKAFDWAVEFDEKIKSFIEKGDYQSVVDYQKLGKIAQLAVPTNEHYLPLLYSLALRDKGESVKFFNARTTAGSISMRSLKIG, from the coding sequence ATGGACAGGCGTACCTTCATAAAAAACACATTAGCGGTTCCTCTCACTATGCAAACACTTAAAGATTTCAAACAAACAACCGATCAGCTCAATCCAACAGATGAATTAATGCCCGCGTTGTTTGTAGGGCATGGCAACCCCATGAATGCCATTGAAGACAATGAGTTTAGCCGTGGCTGGGCCGGCATCGGCAAATCCTTACCAAAGCCAAAAGCTATTCTATGTGTTTCGGCACACTGGCAAACTTCGGGGACAATGGTTACAGCCATGCCTAAACCGCCAACAATACATGATTTTGGAGGCTTCCCTGAAAAACTATTCCAAACACAGTATCCCGCACCGGGCGCACCTGAGCTGGCAAAAGAAATTACCACAACTATCACCAAAACGAAAGTTGAATTGGATTACGAATGGGGCCTCGATCATGGTTGCTGGAGTGTATTATTACCTATGTTCCCAAAGGCCGATATTCCTACCTTTCAATTAAGCCTTGACTATACCAAACCTCCGCAATACCATTTCGAACTGGTCAATGAATTGAAAGCAATGCGAAAAAAGGGTGTGCTTATTTTAGGCAGCGGCAATATAGTTCATAATCTCGGGCTGTTCGAATTTACCGATAAAGCCTTCGATTGGGCCGTTGAATTTGATGAAAAAATCAAATCCTTCATTGAAAAAGGTGATTATCAATCGGTTGTAGATTATCAAAAATTGGGCAAAATAGCGCAGCTTGCAGTGCCCACAAATGAACATTATTTGCCCCTTTTATATTCACTGGCCCTCCGGGATAAAGGCGAATCCGTAAAGTTCTTTAATGCAAGGACTACCGCAGGTTCCATCTCTATGCGTTCGCTGAAAATAGGCTAA
- a CDS encoding T9SS type A sorting domain-containing protein: MKKYLLNGLLFMIVINLSVAQNKLSFISATTGAACYEVCYYNNYLYAGAGNTLLVYNVSTGLPPYTKLFEYRFTSNIDNIQVYKGSMYISANHAGLSKWNLTNPAQPQLVTKYTPVNLNEAAYDVAFYGDTIFAAFKTRVAVFKDNGTSLQLLTSIATQTGNTRIRGVAVKGNLLAFTVAYSAGNTVDGVYLYNAKTLTQLSYKQQTFCDPEDVVFGQNTNLVHVLGGTQSYASLGFDPSGLFYSLDITNPTAPVEVYRDTLPGIYFLAVAQPMNAEIRNDTIYVATQSALDMNYKSGDPLTGHTYIYDCSNPSNIHLLNSVYGGLWHFDAAIDNKKMHVASEWYGVKTLGINDIYNEVDLGNTRTGGWNLGSDKYGNKLVVAQEGFGFKLYNITNLNSPTLINSKIDTGFCFKTRFSKNGNYIFGLYYTGDDFRVFNPNTLSLVSSIQLGAGLTNDYPKVYVSNDKVAVFQKSGLILTLYLVNVTNPLSPVVEKSVVLNNMTDIFANQTGKLFVSTKDSLSVLDLNNNLQKLVTIPPPNNTFNDFTSVTAYKDTLYAYITGLGGGLAKYHFTGTQLVQIGTLTSLPLANPRHMAADSFALYVSYHENGLYAFKKSSITQSGFYMHGSEFVFSNQWGPQDLYCKDNLLFLVEYMGQTSIFSGDDNFPLSININKNILNHGLTIYPNPSNGTFTILPDQGSQGSRIIKIFTMQGQLVYEKNLNPIETTIKIPEVRNGLYLAELSSPLGKQVTKLVIER; encoded by the coding sequence ATGAAGAAGTATTTATTAAACGGTCTGTTATTTATGATCGTGATAAATTTATCTGTCGCACAAAACAAACTATCCTTTATATCAGCAACTACAGGCGCCGCCTGTTATGAAGTTTGTTATTACAATAACTACCTATACGCTGGTGCCGGCAATACATTACTTGTATATAATGTATCAACCGGACTACCACCCTACACCAAATTATTTGAGTACCGGTTTACTTCCAACATTGACAATATACAGGTATACAAAGGCAGTATGTATATTTCCGCCAATCATGCAGGACTTTCAAAATGGAACCTCACAAATCCGGCACAGCCACAGCTGGTAACAAAATACACTCCCGTCAACCTCAATGAAGCGGCTTACGATGTGGCATTTTATGGCGACACCATTTTCGCGGCATTTAAAACCAGGGTTGCGGTTTTTAAAGACAACGGTACTTCACTTCAATTACTTACATCTATTGCGACACAAACAGGGAATACCAGAATACGGGGAGTTGCGGTAAAGGGCAATTTGCTGGCCTTTACCGTGGCCTATAGTGCGGGAAACACTGTTGACGGGGTCTATTTATATAATGCCAAAACATTAACACAACTCTCCTACAAACAACAAACATTCTGCGACCCCGAAGATGTGGTATTCGGACAAAATACAAACCTGGTGCATGTGCTTGGGGGAACACAATCATACGCATCATTGGGATTTGATCCCTCCGGGCTATTTTATTCACTTGATATTACAAATCCAACAGCTCCTGTTGAAGTGTACCGCGATACATTACCCGGTATTTATTTTCTCGCCGTGGCACAACCTATGAACGCGGAGATCAGGAACGACACAATATATGTGGCTACACAGTCCGCGCTGGACATGAACTACAAATCCGGCGATCCGCTTACCGGGCACACTTATATCTATGATTGTTCCAATCCCTCTAACATTCACCTGCTTAACAGTGTTTATGGGGGTTTATGGCACTTTGATGCTGCCATTGACAACAAAAAAATGCACGTCGCTTCCGAATGGTATGGGGTCAAAACACTCGGCATAAATGACATTTACAATGAAGTTGATCTCGGCAACACACGTACCGGAGGCTGGAACCTCGGCAGTGATAAATATGGAAATAAGTTGGTAGTGGCGCAGGAAGGTTTCGGATTTAAACTGTACAACATTACCAATCTTAATTCACCAACACTTATCAATTCGAAAATTGATACCGGCTTTTGTTTTAAAACCAGGTTTTCCAAGAACGGAAATTATATTTTCGGACTTTATTATACCGGCGATGATTTCAGAGTTTTCAATCCCAACACATTGTCACTTGTCTCATCCATCCAGCTTGGCGCAGGCCTTACCAATGATTATCCAAAAGTATATGTGTCGAATGACAAAGTAGCGGTGTTCCAGAAGTCTGGATTAATACTAACGCTTTACCTCGTAAATGTGACGAACCCGCTCAGTCCTGTCGTAGAAAAGTCGGTTGTTCTGAATAACATGACTGATATTTTCGCGAATCAAACCGGCAAATTATTTGTAAGCACCAAAGATTCATTGTCTGTTCTCGACCTGAATAATAATTTACAAAAACTGGTTACAATACCTCCCCCAAATAATACATTTAATGATTTCACCTCAGTTACTGCATATAAAGACACTCTATATGCATACATTACGGGACTTGGAGGCGGGCTTGCCAAATACCATTTCACGGGCACCCAGTTGGTGCAGATCGGGACATTAACTTCGTTACCTCTGGCGAACCCCAGGCACATGGCAGCCGATTCATTCGCATTGTATGTAAGCTACCACGAAAATGGCTTGTACGCTTTCAAAAAATCTTCCATTACACAATCTGGCTTTTATATGCATGGTTCTGAATTTGTTTTCAGCAACCAATGGGGCCCGCAGGATCTTTATTGCAAAGACAATCTGCTGTTCCTGGTTGAGTATATGGGACAGACAAGTATTTTTTCGGGTGATGATAATTTCCCGTTATCGATCAACATCAATAAAAATATACTTAACCATGGTCTTACAATTTATCCGAATCCTTCAAACGGAACATTTACAATTCTTCCTGATCAGGGATCGCAAGGTTCCCGGATTATAAAGATCTTTACTATGCAGGGGCAATTGGTTTACGAAAAAAACCTGAATCCGATTGAAACAACAATTAAAATTCCTGAGGTTAGAAATGGACTGTACTTGGCCGAACTATCCTCCCCTCTTGGTAAACAAGTGACAAAACTGGTTATTGAACGTTGA